The Rhodoferax ferrireducens T118 DNA segment ACCGAATCAGGTGATTGTCGGGTTGTCGCTTTTCCTGACATTTCTGGTGATGGGGCCAACGCTGGACAAGGTCTACAGCGAGGCTTATCTGCCCTATACCAATAGCGGGATGCCATTTGAGCAGGCGCTGGCCAAAGCGGAGGACCCGTTGCGCCAGTTTATGAGCAAACAAACGCGGCAGTCGGATCTGGCGCTGTTTGCCAAGCTGGCCAAATTGGAACCGGGCGCAACAGCCCAGACCGTGCCGATGCGGGTGCTGGTGCCGGCGTTCGTCACGAGCGAGCTTAAATCGGCGTTCCAGATTGGGTTCATGATCTTTATTCCTTTTCTGGTGATCGACATTGTGGTCGCCAGTGTGCTGATGTCGCTGGGGATGATGATGTTGTCGCCGGTGTTGGTGGCCTTGCCGTTCAAACTGATGTTGTTTGTGCTGGCCGATGGCTGGAATCTGCTGATTGGCTCTTTGGCCGCCAGTTTTGTGACCTGAGGGAAGCTCGTGAACGCACAAATGGTTTTGACAATGGGCCAGGAGGCATTGATCATGTTGCTGATGGTGTCTGCGCCGGTGCTGGGGGTCGTGTTGGTGGTGGGTTTGCTGGTTAGCCTGTTTCAGGCGGTGACCCAGATCAATGAGGCCACACTGGCTTTCGTGCCCAAGCTGGTGGCGGCGATGGCGGTCTTTGCGCTGGCCGGACCGTGGATGCTCAGTATCCTGGTTGACTATATTCGTCGGACTTTCGAAGCGATCCCGTCGGCCGTGATGTGAGTCGGGGGACGCGTTCGTGATCGCATTCACCGAAGCCCAGTTGGTGACGTGGCTGTCACCCATGATCTGGCCATTTTTGCGGGTGTTGGCCGTATTTACCGCCGCCCCCCTCTTTTCTTCGAAGGCATTTCCGCTACGCGCCAGGATTGGGCTGGCCTTCTTCATTGCCTTTGCCGCGCAGCCCAGTCTGCAAGGTCAACCGATCATCAGTATTTCCGGGCCTGAGGCCATGGGCGCGGTTGCACAGCAGGTGGGAATCGGCCTGGCGATAGGGTTCACGGTGCGGCTGGTCTTTGCGGCGGTGGAACTGGCGGGCGAGGTGGTGGGTTTTCA contains these protein-coding regions:
- the fliP gene encoding flagellar type III secretion system pore protein FliP (The bacterial flagellar biogenesis protein FliP forms a type III secretion system (T3SS)-type pore required for flagellar assembly.); this translates as MGSGPSGVSFSVPIQTLLFFTALSFLPAVLLMMTGFTRIVIVLSLMRQALGTQSAPPNQVIVGLSLFLTFLVMGPTLDKVYSEAYLPYTNSGMPFEQALAKAEDPLRQFMSKQTRQSDLALFAKLAKLEPGATAQTVPMRVLVPAFVTSELKSAFQIGFMIFIPFLVIDIVVASVLMSLGMMMLSPVLVALPFKLMLFVLADGWNLLIGSLAASFVT
- the fliQ gene encoding flagellar biosynthesis protein FliQ, which codes for MNAQMVLTMGQEALIMLLMVSAPVLGVVLVVGLLVSLFQAVTQINEATLAFVPKLVAAMAVFALAGPWMLSILVDYIRRTFEAIPSAVM